From one Populus alba chromosome 17, ASM523922v2, whole genome shotgun sequence genomic stretch:
- the LOC118036121 gene encoding TMV resistance protein N-like: MASSSVQGITSSSSSPPPLYVYDVFLSFRGKDTRNNFTSHLYSNLKQRGIDVYMDDRELERGKSIEPALWKAIEESRFSVIIFSRDYASSEWCLDELVKIVQCMKEMGQTVLPVFYDVDPSEFYDVDPSEVTERKRKYEEVFGEHEQNFKENLEKVRNWKDCLSTVANLSGWDVRNRNESESIKIIVEYISYKLSVTLPTISKKLVGIDSRVEVLNGYIGEEVGKTIFIGICGMGGIGKTTVARVVYDRIRWQFEGSCFLASVREVFAREDGQHRLQEQLLSEILMERAPVCDSSRGIEMIKRRLRLKKILLILDDVNDKEQLEFLAEEPGWFGPGSRIIITSRDTNVLTGNDDTKIYEAEKLNDDDALMLFSQKAFKKDQPAEDFLDLSKQVVGYANGLPLALEVIGSFLNGRRVDQWKSAINRMNEIPHDKINNVLRISFDGLHESDKKIFLDIACFLMGFKIDRITRILESCGFHAGIGIPVLIEKSLISVSRDQVWMHNLLQIMGKEIVRYESPEEPGRRSRLWTYDDVCLALMDNIGKEKIEAIFLDMPGIKEAQWNMKAFSKMSKLRLLKINNVQLSEGPEDLSNKLRFLEWHSYPSKSLPAGLQVDELVELHMANSSLEQLWYVCKSAINLKIINLSNSLNLIKTPDFTGIPNLENLILEGCTSLSEVHPSLARHKKLQHVNLVRCQSIRILPRNLEMESLKVFTLDGCSKLERFPDIVGNMNWLMVLRLDGTGIAELSSSICHLIGLEVLSMNNCKKLESIPSSIGCLKSLKKLDISDCFELENIPENLGEIESLEEFDVSGTSIRQPPASIFLLKNLKVLSFDGCKRTAVNPTDQRLPSLTGLCSIEVLGLRACNLREGELPEDIGYLSSLRSLDLSQNNFVSLPIAINQLSKLERLVLEDCMMLASLPEVPSKVQEVNLNGCISLKTIPDPIKLSSFKRSEFICLNCWELYNHNGQDSMGLTMLERYLKGLSNPRPGFSIAVPGNEIPGWFNHQSKGSSISVQVPSWSMGFVACVAFSANDESPSLFCHFKANGRENYPLPMRIKCNGHLFSDHIWLFYLSFDYLKELQEWQHESFSNIELSFHSYEQRVKVNNCGVCLLSSLFIKPQTSAHFIVTSKEAASLYKDSLAFSSSYHEWMANVFPVTSVADLALRFIIPVEKEPEKVMAIRSRLFEAIEELGMSIIIFSRDCASLPWDFDELVKIVRFVDERRSDTVFPVSYDVEQSKMDDQTESYTIVFDKNEENLRENEEKVRRWTNILNEVEISSASKSGKGAPATQQQQIQLHLHKQRIQHLQLVKQWQGWLQRLQRLQKREHLSEQQREEHLELQEQRRQQKLLERRQQQLLERRQLLERRKQQLLERQQQQLERQQLLGLPQLLERQRRRRQQHEQQPHQQQHHQQLPWVWFGI, from the exons ATGGCTTCCAGCAGCGTGCAAGGAATaacctcatcttcatcttctcctcCTCCACTATATGTGTATGACGTGTTCCTTAGTTTTAGAGGCAAAGACACCCGGAACAACTTTACTAGTCATCTATATTCTAATCTGAAACAGAGAGGCATCGATGTGTACATGGATGATAGGGAGCTCGAGAGAGGAAAGAGCATCGAACCTGCTCTCTGGAAGGCCATCGAAGAATCAAGGTTTTCTGTCATTATATTTTCGAGAGATTACGCTTCTTCAGAATGGTGCTTGGATGAACTTGTCAAGATTGTTCAGTGCATGAAAGAGATGGGGCAAACTGTTCTGCCAGTTTTTTATGATGTAGATCCCTCAGAGTTTTATGATGTGGATCCCTCAGAGGTAACCGAGCGGAAACGGAAATATGAGGAAGTCTTCGGTGAGCATGAacaaaatttcaaggaaaacTTGGAGAAGGTCCGGAACTGGAAAGATTGTCTCTCTACGGTGGCCAATCTATCTGGCTGGGACGTCCGGAATAG GAATGAATcggaatcaattaaaataattgttgaatACATATCGTACAAACTAAGTGTCACTTTGCCAACAATTAGCAAAAAATTAGTTGGAATAGATTCTCGTGTAGAGGTATTAAATGGCTATATAGGTGAAGAAGTAGGCAAAACAATCTTCATAGGGATTTGCGGAATGGGTGGCATAGGTAAGACGACTGTTGCAAGGGTAGTATATGATAGGATTCGTTGGCAATTTGAAGGCAGTTGCTTCTTAGCAAGTGTCAGAGAAGTTTTTGCTAGGGAAGATGGACAACATCGTTTGCAGGAACAACTTCTTTCTGAAATCTTAATGGAACGTGCTCCTGTATGTGATTCTTCTAGAGGGATTGAGATGATAAAGCGGAGGTTACGACTTAAAAAGATTCTTCTTATCCTTGATGATGTAAATGACAAAGAACAACTAGAATTCTTGGCTGAGGAGCCTGGATGGTTTGGTCCAGGGAGCAGAATTATCATAACAAGTAGAGATACAAATGTGTTAACCGGAAATGATGATACTAAAATTTATGAGGCtgaaaaattgaatgatgatgatgctctCATGTTGTTTAGCCAGAAAGCTTTCAAAAAAGACCAACCTGCTGAAGATTTCTTGGATCTATCCAAGCAAGTTGTGGGTTATGCTAATGGCCTTCCACTAGCTCTTGAAGTTATAGGTTCATTTTTGAATGGAAGACGTGTCGATCAATGGAAAAGTGCGATTAATAGAATGAATGAGATTCCTCACGACAAAATTAATAATGTGCTTCGCATTAGTTTTGATGGTCTCCATGAATcagataagaaaatatttttagacattGCATGTTTCCTGATGGGGTTTAAAATTGATCGAATAACAAGGATACTTGAAAGCTGTGGATTCCATGCAGGTATTGGAATACCAGTTCTTATTGAGAAATCTCTTATAAGTGTCTCTCGGGATCAAGTCTGGATGCATAATTTATTACAGATAATGGGTAAGGAAATTGTTCGTTATGAATCCCCTGAAGAGCCTGGAAGGCGCAGTAGATTGTGGACATACGATGATGTCTGCCTTGCACTGATGGACAACATA ggaaaagaaaaaatagaagccaTTTTCCTGGACATGCCTGGAATAAAAGAGGCACAATGGAACATGAAAGCCTTCTCTAAAATGAGCAAACTAAGATTGCTCAAAATCAACAATGTGCAGCTTTCTGAAGGACCTGAAGATCTTTCCAATAAGCTACGATTTCTTGAATGGCATTCTTACCCTTCAAAATCATTGCCAGCTGGTTTACAGGTGGATGAGCTAGTTGAACTTCACATGGCTAACAGTAGTCTTGAGCAATTATGGTATGTGTGTAAG AGtgcaattaatttgaaaatcatcaaTCTCAGCAACTCACTAAACCTGATCAAGACTCCAGATTTTACAGGAATTCCGAATCTCGAGAACTTAATTCTTGAAGGTTGTACAAGTTTGTCTGAGGTCCATCCATCACTTGCACGTCACAAGAAGCTTCAACATGTGAATCTTGTGCGTTGCCAAAGTATTAGGATTCTCCCAAGAAACCTTGAAATGGAATCGCTTAAAGTTTTCACTCTTGATGGCTGCTCAAAACTTGAGAGGTTTCCAGATATAGTGGGAAACATGAACTGGTTGATGGTGCTTCGTTTGGATGGGACTGGGATTGCTGAACTATCTTCATCAATTTGTCATTTGATTGGCTTAGAAGTATTGAGCATGAACAACTGCAAGAAACTTGAAAGCATTCCGAGTAGCATAGGTtgcttgaaatcccttaaaaaacttgatatatCTGACtgctttgaacttgaaaatatacCAGAGAATTTGGGggaaattgaaagtttggagGAGTTTGATGTAAGTGGAACTTCAATAAGACAACCGCCagcatccatttttcttttaaagaatcttAAAGTATTATCTTTTGATGGATGCAAAAGAACAGCTGTGAATCCCACGGATCAAAGGTTGCCTTCTTTGACTGGTCTGTGTTCTATAGAAGTACTGGGTTTACGCGCTTGCAATCTAAGAGAAGGGGAGCTTCCTGAAGATATTGGCTACCTATCTTCATTGAGGTCTTTAGATCTAAGCCAGAATAACTTTGTTAGCCTGCCTATAGCCATAAATCAGCTTTCTAAACTGGAAAGGCTTGTCTTGGAGGATTGCATGATGCTTGCATCTTTGCCTGAGGTTCCATCTAAAGTTCAAGAAGTAAATTTGAATGGTTGTATAAGCCTAAAAACAATTCCAGATCCGATAAAGTTAAGCAGTTTCAAAAGATCAGAGTTCATATGTCTTAATTGCTGGGAATTGTACAATCATAATGGCCAGGACAGCATGGGGTTGACGATGCTTGAAAGATACCTCAAG GGTTTGTCTAATCCAAGACCTGGATTTAGTATCGCCGTTCCAGGAAATGAAATTCCAGGCTGGTTTAACCATCAAAGTAAGGGATCTTCAATTAGTGTGCAAGTGCCTAGTTGGAGCATGGGGTTTGTTGCGTGTGTTGCATTCAGTGCAAATGATGAAAgtccttctcttttttgtcatttcaaagCCAATGGAAGAGAGAATTATCCTTTGCCGATGCGTATTAAATGTAACGGCCATCTCTTTTCAGATCATATTTGGCTATTCTATCTATCTTTTGATTACCTTAAAGAGCTTCAAGAATGGCAGCATGAATCCTTTAGCAACATTGAGTTGTCGTTTCATTCTTACGAGCAAAGAGTGAAGGTGAACAATTGTGGTGTATGTTTGTTATCTTCTCTATTTATTAAACCACAAACATCTGCCCATTTTATTGTCACAAGCAAAGAAGCAGCTTCTTTATATAAAGATTCTTTAGCTTTTTCTTCGTCGTACCATGAATGGATGGCCAATGTCTTCCCTGTCACCAGTGTTGCAGATCTAGCCCTGAGATTCATTATTCCAGTCGAGAAGGAACCAGAGAAAGTAATGGCAATTAGATCAAGACTCTTTGAGGCCATTGAAGAATTAGGGAtgtcaattattatattttctagaGATTGTGCTTCTTTACCTTGGGACTTTGACGAACTTGTCAAGATTGTCAGATTCGTGGATGAGAGGAGATCGGACACTGTGTTTCCAGTTTCTTATGATGTCGAACAATCAAAGATGGATGATCAAACAGAGAGTTACACAATTGTCTTTgataagaatgaagaaaatctCAGGGAAAACGAGGAGAAGGTACGAAGATGGACGAATATTCTCAATGAAGTTGAGATTTCATCTGCATCAAAAAG CGGCAAAGGAGCTCCAGCAACGCAGCAGCAGCAGATCCAGCTCCACCTCCACAAGCAGCGGATCCAGCATCTCCAACTGGTCAAGCAGTGGCAGGGATGGCTCCAGCGGCTCCAGCGGCTCCAGAAGCGCGAGCACTTGTCTGAGCAGCAGCGTGAGGAGCATCTCGAGCTGCAGGAGCAGCGGCGGCAGCAGAAGCTGCTGGAGCGGCGGCAGCAGCAGCTACTGGAGCGGCGGCAGCTGCTGGAGCGGCGGAAGCAGCAGCTGCTGgagcggcagcagcagcagctcgAGCGGCAGCAGCTGCTAGGGCTGCCGCAGCTGCTCGAGCGGCAGCGGCGGCGGCGGCAGCAGCACGAGCAGCAGCCGCACCAGCAGCAGCACCACCAGCAGCTGCCTTGGGTTTGGTTTGGAATCTAA